In Prionailurus viverrinus isolate Anna chromosome D1, UM_Priviv_1.0, whole genome shotgun sequence, the DNA window TGATCATATTCATGGTCACATTTTTCACTTTAGAGAAGCTATGATATTGCAATTATATGTTGGATAACTTGTGTGGTCCTAGACAAATAATCTTTGACATGCACAATTTCTTCATGACAGAGGCATTTATGCTTACCCAAACCGAAGTGAACATTTTCATCAGTAGTAGAATGAGTAAATGATGGTATtctcatataatggaatactaggaaacaaaattttaaaaaatgattgctATATGCATTGGTGGGGGGGATAAATCTCACcaacataattttaaacaaatgaaatcacACACAGAAGAGCATGTGTTATGGGATTGAGTTTacacaaatttcaaaaatatgataATTAGTGTCAGGATATATTAATCACTAGGATGTGGTCACCTCTATGGGAGAAGGGGTTAGAGTTGGGAAAGGGTAGGCAATACTGAGACCCGGATGTGGGAGTATCTTTACTTTGTGTTATGAAATGCATCTTTCCTTTGACAATGCCTTTATCATGTTTCATAATGTTTACAGACCTCTGGGCAGGAAGATACATTCTTGAGTCAGAAATGTGGAACTGTGCACTTTCACTATGTTCCCAAATATTCCTTCATATATAATTTTCTGCCTTATGGATTTCAGGGACCTCTGAACCCCACATGATCCATAAATTACATTCAGTGAACAGCATTTTCTAAGATTCATGATTACCTCAACAGATCTCTTCtaattattttgttcctttgtgatacacatttattttcccaATTAAACATGAAGTTTTCAAGCCAATTTCATAAATATGCTCCTTCTCAAGTGATAATAACCTTTAGATGTTACCTAAATATCAACTGGTTTGTCCTTTGCTTTTCAACATGACTCCACTGATTTATCAAAACATTAAATCATATATGCttgactttagcctgtactacaaagctgtaatcatcaagatatcatggtattggcacaaaaacagacacatagaccaatggaatagaatagagactccagaattggacccacaaaagtatggtcaactaatctttgaaaaagcaggaaagaatatccaatggaaaaaagacactctctttaacaaatggtgctgggagaactggacagcaacatgcagaaggatgaaattagaccactttcttacaccattcacaaaaacaaactcaaaatggataaaggacctgaatgtgagataggaaaccatcaaaaccctagaggagaaagcaggaaaagacctctctgacctcagccgtagcaatttcttacttgacacattcccaaaggcaagggaattaaaagcaaaaatgaactattgggacctcttaaagataaaaagcttctgcacagcaaaggaaacaatcaacaaaactaaaaggcaaccaacggaatgggaaaagatatttgcaaatgacgtatcggacaaagggctagtatccaaaatctataaagagctcaccaaactccacacccaaaaaacaaataatccagggagaaatgggcagaaaacatgaatagacacttctctaaagaagacatccagatagccaacaggcacatgaaaagatgctcaacgtcgctccttatcagggaaatacaaatcaaaaccacattcagataccacctcacaccagtcagagtgtctaaaatgaacaaatcaggagactatagatgctggagaggatgtggagaaacgggaactctcttgcactgttggtgggaacacaaactggtgcagccgctctggaaaacagtgtggaggttcctcaaaaagttaaaaatagacctaccctatgacccagcaatagcactgctaggaatttacccaagggatacaggggtgctgatgcataggggcacttgtaccccaatgtttatagcagcactttcaacaatagccaaattatggaaagagcctaaatgtccatcaactgacgaatggataaagaagttgtggtttatatatacaatggaatactacttggcaatgagaaagtataaaatctggccatttgtagcaacgtggatggaactggagagtgttatgctaagtgaaataagtcatacagagaaagataccatatgttttcactcttatgtggatcctgagaaacttaacagaagaccatgggggaggggaagaaaaaaactaaaaagaaagaggttagagagggagagagccaaagcataagagaatcttaaaaactgagaacaaactgaggttgttgggggtgggagggagggaagggtaggtgatgggcattgaagacggcaccttttgggatgagcactgggtgttgtatggaaaccaatctgacaataaatttcatatttaaaaaaataaaaataaaaaaacaactaatccaAAAATATTGTATATGCTTAAAGTTGGtaaatgatatgtaaattatgCATCAAAAAGGCTAACAAAAAACATGTCACTACAGTAAAAGCGTATTAAGAACATAAGACTAAAGATACAGAGGGAATAAAAGAAtggagatgcagaaaaaaatggaaagaatagagaGCAAGTGTATTAGCGTTTCAGGGCTACTACGAGATTCTGGACTTTCTGCAATTTTCAAGTTGGTAAAATGATTTTTGTAAAAAGGAGGATGCTGGGGGCGCATgagtagcttagtcagttgagaatctgactcttggctcagatacacataatataaaaaagaaggatGCTGGCCGTAGAGGGACATGTTCATAGAAGTGAACAGCAATTGTGCAGCTTTTGCAGATGTGCAGGAGAAAGCCTGCCTCCTCCCATCAGCCGGAGAGTCTGCGAAGACTTGTGAGGAAGGTTTGCGTATTTTGTGTAGTgtctcttcagttttatttttctcctctcgTATTATAATATCTTgttgtctcttctttctctctctgatccaGTCTTTGCAAGACCTTCAGCCCTTTGCTAAAGGAGATGGAAATTCCAGCCCAGCAGGTATGGACTCTCAGGAACACCTGGTGATGTCAGGAGCTGAGACCATCCAGGCTTCTGCATCTGCCTCTTGGAGAACAGacctgttttcctttccctgtttggcagttttattattttccctatgGCTTAGAGGAACCAGTCATTCTCTCCCCTGCATTTGTTAGAGAATTTGCATCAAAAACGTTGCCAGCGGGGCCACAGTACCTCTGTGGCTTCTGTCCTTCCATCCTTTCGTTTTATTCTCCCCCGCCGGACCTCAAAGGTGGAATCCTGCTTGTTCGCAACCCAGTAGCTGCAATCGAGCGCCCAAAGGtcccaggaggaggagaaatCCTTCTGAAGCCCATGCACTTCCTCGTGTAAAATGTGAGGAGCTGTGAGGACCAGTGAGCTCGTGCTAATTCCGCGGGTGGGATGAGGTCGGAGGGAGCTGGCGCGCTTCTGGGCCGCGCCTTCTACAAGGTCTTAGAAATCCCGAGCAGAGGAtccctggggatgggggggagggggagggactcGAGTGGGTTTCGCTTTGTTTTAACCACGCCCCGCGCTGCATTCCTGCCGCGATCTCCCGGCTTCCCTTCGGGTCTTGAGCCACGTTCCGACCCTAAGGCAATCACCACCCGCACCCTCACCCGCACCTGTTCTACGTCACCCCTGACTTCAGCACCCAGAGAAAGGCTCGCTGCGCGGACCCCGTCTCCCCCTAAGGCTGGTGTGCAGAGCCCGGAGGGTCCCCGAGGCTGGAAGCGCTTGGCGACGCCTCTTCGCTCCAGTCCCTCCGGCCCCGCTCGCTCTCGGGCTCCCTCCTGTGGGCCCTTATTTCCACCCCCGTCCTGTCGCCCCTTGGGTCTGTTCCCGAGGCTCCGCTTCCcttttatgtttttggttttttttattttcctcggAAACCGCGCCACTACCCCTAGTCGCCCCATGCAGGTTCCCGGCCTCAGCGGGACGAGTCAGGCCGAGCGAGCACCCCAGAGTCCGCGTGCAAAGGAGCCTTGGCTGCGGGACCGTTCGGGGCCGGCCCTGCGCGGTGGTGGGTGTGGTCGCCGCCGCCCTGCATCCCTAGCGGGAAAGGGTAGAGATGCTCAGCTTTTGCCTGGGGGGATTTCAGATCCAGTTTGAATCTCCGCGAATTGCAGTGTTGGTTTAGGGACCCTGGCCTTCTAGGCTTTTCTTTCACCCTGGCGACAGGGTGCCCTCCACTGCAGTGCCCTCCACTGCTCTCTAGGCGCCTAGAGTATGAACTGGGAAGCCTTAGCCTTGGGGACAGTGGGACCCGTTCCCTCCAGGGTAGGCGACAGGTGGGCCCCGCGGAACCCCAGCTTCCTCTGTAGGTGGTTCAGATGACTTTCTCGAAAACTGTGCAGTCCGTTTCAGATCACACATTTTCACCCACGCACTGCCTTTTTCATAGACACAAAAGGGAGCACGCAGAGAGGATGTAGAATCCCCTTTAATCCTGGGGCTGTGGATTAGCAAGGGAAACAAGTCTCTGCTCTGaagaagtttgagccccaccctgtCCCTGAGGACCTTCTGATGTCAGGATTTCTCCGCTGACACTGGGGCTGTCCCCATGACCAGAATTCCCTACCATTTAGCCCTAGAGGAATAGGGGAGGGTCCACCTTCTGTACAacatcctgtcccctcccccagggtaAGATGACCCCAGACATCCTCGtgcttccatgtttttttttttttttttttgtctgttttttcccaCCAGTAATGAGTAAAGATCAAATCATTTGGCCCTTTgttgcctccctccccacttcccagtGGCTGCCTTACTTGAGTCACCGCCCAAGTCCAAAACCTTTCTCTTCAGTTAATTAATtagtttgtttgagagagagacagagagagagagagagagagagagagagagagagcgcttgtACAAGCAGGGAGAAGactagagggagaaagagaggatcttaagcaggctccatgctcatcatggAGCCCCACTCGGggactggatcccatgaccctgggaccatgacttatgccaagatcaagagtcagatgctcaaccagctgagccacccagcccccttcccccaaaaGCTTGCACTTTAAATCACTGACGAGGTGTTGGAGCTGCCCTGTGGTTCCCAGCGCCATATCTGAGTCTTTCATATCTCATTCTGTGTGACAACTGGTAGAGCCTGAAGAAGTTTGAACCAGCCAAGAGAATTTAGGAAAATTCCATTAGAGCTCGGCAGGCCTCCTGGAgctcccatttacaattgtgtgCTGAGAAGATGGATCACCTGCTCTGTGCTGGTGAAAATGAAGCAGGAGATCATTGGTGAGTATAGAATGGAAGGATTTGGACAATTGGATGATGGGTGGGATCATTGCTCAAGAGAGGAGCAGGTTTTGCATTTGGGATGAATTCTGTCTTTGACACTTGAAGAATGGTGTGCCAGAGGAAAAGTGTAATGGAGATGTCAGTGAGATCATTACTTTGTGATATGACTTTTGCAGAAATATATGGACTTAATGTGAGAATAACAGATAGACACGTGGGACATGATGAGTTCATGCTGGAAAGGCATATAGGCTACATGAGAATATGTAGATGTCCAAGACAGAGACAGCAGTGAAGGGAAACCAGGAGTTTATGTACTTGAAGGAAAGGAATGCCCAATGATCAGGGTGGTAAATGTAGGAAGCAACTAATTCTACAATCTCCTGGGCTCCCTTTGATTTGCTTTGACTTGCTCCCTTGAGACTCAGGCCAAGCGTCACTGATACGAGGAGATATGCACCCTTCCTCTGGTGTTTCAGATTCCAGGCACATGACAGCACACAGGTGACTCCTTCATATTTCCCATTCAATTTTTGTCCAATTTATGCAAAATGAAAGAGCCTAAGTGCTAATCCAGCCCAGTCTATGTGTCTGCAACAGTTCTGAGGAGATTTTCCTCCCTGGTACTTCTCCCTAACtacattttgtttcagttttctagGGAGGAGTCTAGGGAATTCCTTCAGCTTTGACGTAATAATTAATGAATCCTGTTCCCACACCCACTTGGATCTTACTAAACTGGAAAAACAGTGAATTCAAATCTAGATCATGAAAAAGCGTTGGTGAagtgaataaatacccagaagcttGTGTAAATATCCATAAGAAAGGAAGTGTGCCTCAACTGTAGTCATCTTTAACACAGTATTCAAAGTGGGTGTCTGCAATATGATGTGGGCTTAAAGTCAggtaacttggggcacctgggtggctcgttcagtTAGTGTTTGACcagctcaattcatgatctcgCCGTTGGTGAGTCTAGCCtagcattgggctctctgctgccagcacagagcttgcttcagatcctcagtctccctctctctctgcccctcccccactctctctctccgtctctctcaaaaatagcaattaaagcttaaaaaaattagttaattcaATAACCCAATTCCCAGTATGAATATAGCCATGGAAAAATTACACTGATACATGAGAtaagtgattttttaaacaatgattaACATTATGGATTAAGAAGAACAATAATGTAAGTAAACATGCATTTTCTGAATACATTAtagttatttcaaataaatattagtaTAATTGTCATTGCAAGTTCTATCAACTTGAAATTCAGAAGTAAGACAGGCATACATTTCTCTGACTTAACATTGTTCTGGATATTCCAACCAACACATTCAGAAAGAGGAATTAGAGGTATAAAATTGTAattattgcctttattttctaaatatcatttaCTTAGAAAATCCCTTAACAAAAATTCACTAAGGCACCTGGTTACCTAAACCCTCAAGCCTTAATGGTTTTCATATAAAACAATATGACTAATTCTATGATACTAATATTCATGAGAACACAATATGGAAACATCCAGGAATATACAGGGAGAAAAGAGTATAATTAGAGGACACTAGCCTTAAATACATTTCCAAACATAACCATAAGATAAATAATGACAACAATATAATACTGAGACAAGAATTCACAGAAAGGCCAGTAGAAGAGAAGAGTATATACATCTATGTCTGTGTCTccatatatctatgtatgtatgtatgtatgtatgaatgtacctatctatttatctaattcatctatctatccatccatcatccatccatctatcctgGATGTTAAAGCTGAGACTCACCTGTGCCTGGAGCAGGAGGAAGGAGTTTAGGCTTCTGCCAGGAATGAATGCAGAAAACACCTAGAGGATTGGTGATCCAAATCATAATTCCTTGAGTCCATAGAGGTGCTCATTCAAATGAAATCATGAAgtttttcaaagattaaaaaaatatagatttgttcttttctgctttcaatattttattcatagaaaaaactaaatattcacaaaagtagaaagaagagaaaactgaactAACTGATCATGAAACCATTACAATGATCAACTCATGGCtacttttagaaaatacattttaaaacttagtcAACTAAGTTTTGAAAGCAACATTATGGCAGCACAATCACGAAGTTATATTTGaggctaaaataaaacaatatatattttgcaaGCATTGGCCATTTTAAGTGTTTTAGAATTTTGGTATTCTCTGGAAATACAGTGTCCATATCCATCACAGCCAGTGACATGCTCCCTTTAATAAGGACAGTTATCTTAAGGAATGTTTCTGTCTTGAgttccctatttttattttttgatattagTAAGCCTCATGGAGATATAGGAGTtcgatatacatacacatatgtgccTCCTACTCCTTCCTCATCACAGGTGAGGTGCAGGAGTCCTGAGGCACGATTCCACAGGAAATGTCAGGGTCACCCAGGCTCCTAGGCGTCCTCTGCCAGCTGTGGCATGCAGAGGAGAGGAAAATGTCTCACTTCAGGAAGCAGTCTAATCCAGTGTTCTCCTCACAGCTCTGTCATCTCATTGTTTATTCCAAGAGCACTCAGTGCATGGAGTTTCTAGGGGGTGGATCTGGGGTACAGAGGGGAGCCAGAAAATACTCACCAGATCCCCTCTTTCCAACCAGTCCTCCTCTGAATTGAGGAGGAAaggcaaaaaggaaggaaatgaaaagggacagagagaagagccCTTCCAATTGATACAGATGCCTTGGACTTTTGCTGGGAAGTTCTCTTTCCCGCCCTTTAGTGGCTGAACAAAACTCAGTTGGGGTCCTCATCAGAGGAGTCACCTAAGGAAGATGTGCTGGAGCCACTGTCCTCAAACTCACAATCTTCACATTCACTCCCACTGTTGGAGTCTGAGGAGCTgctgccttcctccccttcctccccttcctcatcTTCTCCTGATCCCCAAGAGGCATGAGCATTGCCCCCAGTGGTCTCTGGTGATTCTGTCTCCGGAGACTGTAGCCCTGACTCCTGTCCAAGCCCTTCTTGCAGACTCCTTGCTGGTGGCGACTGCAGATCTGTCCCTCTGACCTTGGGATCTGGGTCTCCCCTCATGCTCATGTTTTTACGCTTACTACAGGTCGCCTCTCTGTAGGCAGCATACTGTTCAGGAGACAGGGTCTTGAGCCAGTCATCCAGATCCACCTTGTACTGTTTCTGCAGCTCCTCAGCCTGCTGCTTATAATGGTCCTTCTGGCTCTGCGGGACTCGCTGCCAGCGCCTGCCAATCTCCACCCTGCGCTCCCTTGGGGGCACATCTTGCAGCTCCCTACTTGACCACAAATCCCGGTGGAACTTCTCATATCCGTTCATGGGGGGCTTCCGGGGCTCTCCACGGAATATCATCCTCTTGGAAAAACAGCTTTCTAGGGGAGACTTCACTTCTGGCACGTGACTCGGAAACTTCTTTTGGGCCCCGTTTGGGCTCCTCTTGGTTACATCCGATTTGTTGGGGTTCTGGAATAGATCAGGGTGGTCATCCTTGAATTGAGCCAGTTTCTCCTCAAACTCCTGTTTCTCCTTCTGAAAATCTTGAATATATTTGAGCTTTATCTTCTCTGGGAGCTCCTTGTATTTCTTAGACAGGACCTTGGTCAGCTCCTGGTTGCTCAGGTTGGGATATTTTTGGGAGCACTGAGGCCGCTTCTCCATGAAGAAGCGAAGGTAAGCAGTCAGGGGCTTCTTGGGCAAGTCCGGATGTTTCTTACGTTTTTTGCTTCTGTCAGGCTTTTCAACATGTTCCTTGGCTTCCAGGACTAATTCTGTCAAAGTGCGAAATTTTCTCAGGTGATAAGAAACCTCCAACCATTTGAGTTTGCACATTTCTCCAGAATAATCCTTAAAAGCTACTTTCTCCCAGTCCATCTGTGACTGGGTTGTTTTGAATGTGTGGCTGTCATTGGATGGAAGGTTAGTCTCCATGCGGTCCAGTAACTTCACAATGTCTTCTTTGGACCAGTGACCTTGGCCTCTAGACAACGCCATTTCTAGTTCTTGGGGCACTTATCTGGTCCTAGCAGTTCAGAAACTGCAGCAGGAGCTCAAACTTTCTCACTTTCAAGGCTTAGCACGTGAGTTATTTCTGGAAGCCCTAAAGTGTGGGGAGGTCCATGtttctgaggagagagagaagcaatgaatgagaaaattACAACCCACTTGGGATATGCCCCCCCCCATAATTTAATCACCCTTAACAATGTAAACAATGTAACAATGTAAatggaaacagaaatggaaaattgcCCACTTCTGAGTTGAAATTTatgttcacattttttcttttgttttgctttgtttttgagagagagagagagctcagaaaCTTgaaagaggggcacagagagagagagagagagagagagagagaaactcaagcaggctctatgctaatcAAGGAACCCTACATTGGGCACGATACCATaaacctgggattgtgacctgagcagaaatcaggagttggacacatgacctactgagccacccaggcaccccactgtttCTCATCTTTAAGCCTCAGTCCCTTTTACCATACTGCAACAAGATTTTCCAATTAAGTTTTAGGGCCAAGCCAAATATAAAACTACATGAAATCTAGAACATTCCCTCTAGATATccccatttatatataaaataaacataaaataaataaaataagtatataaatttgTAAATGTCAAAACAATAACATTAATTGAAAGCTCAGGAGTAAACTGGAAAGACATAATTTTTGTTAACTAGGTATATTACACCCACTTAGAAAAGTCTTAAGCCTGCTGATagttaaattacttatttttaaagaaaaaagtaccgATTCTTCTACTAACAAGGGTGTGCTCATCTAATGATTGTGTAAATGGTCTCATCAATACTTATAGGAAGATCCACCCAATTGGGTCAGGAGTTCTGTGTTCTCTGGGCTCTCTACTAGAAAACGGGTAACTTTCTGAGTTCCCACAGTCCAGCCAACTTCACAGacttacaaacaaaacaaacttactTTGCCCTTGCAAAGCCTTTAGTTTGGGATCCCTGAAGCT includes these proteins:
- the UBTFL1 gene encoding upstream-binding factor 1-like protein 1; translation: MALSRGQGHWSKEDIVKLLDRMETNLPSNDSHTFKTTQSQMDWEKVAFKDYSGEMCKLKWLEVSYHLRKFRTLTELVLEAKEHVEKPDRSKKRKKHPDLPKKPLTAYLRFFMEKRPQCSQKYPNLSNQELTKVLSKKYKELPEKIKLKYIQDFQKEKQEFEEKLAQFKDDHPDLFQNPNKSDVTKRSPNGAQKKFPSHVPEVKSPLESCFSKRMIFRGEPRKPPMNGYEKFHRDLWSSRELQDVPPRERRVEIGRRWQRVPQSQKDHYKQQAEELQKQYKVDLDDWLKTLSPEQYAAYREATCSKRKNMSMRGDPDPKVRGTDLQSPPARSLQEGLGQESGLQSPETESPETTGGNAHASWGSGEDEEGEEGEEGSSSSDSNSGSECEDCEFEDSGSSTSSLGDSSDEDPN